In one Roseburia intestinalis L1-82 genomic region, the following are encoded:
- a CDS encoding aspartate carbamoyltransferase regulatory subunit: MLNISGIHEGFVLDHIQAGMSLQIYHDLKLDQLDCPVAIIKNAKSSKMGKKDILKVECPIDALDFDILGFIDHNITVNVIQNDKIVSKKELRLPKQVKNVIKCKNPRCITSIEQELDQIFILTDPEKEIYRCKYCEEKYTNPNRR; encoded by the coding sequence ATGTTAAATATCAGTGGAATCCATGAGGGATTTGTCCTTGATCATATTCAGGCAGGCATGAGCCTGCAGATTTATCATGATTTGAAATTAGACCAGCTCGACTGCCCGGTTGCGATCATCAAAAATGCCAAGAGCAGCAAAATGGGAAAAAAAGACATCTTAAAGGTAGAATGTCCGATCGATGCACTCGACTTTGATATTTTAGGCTTTATTGACCATAATATTACCGTCAATGTGATCCAGAATGACAAGATCGTCTCCAAAAAAGAACTTCGTCTTCCAAAGCAGGTCAAAAACGTGATCAAATGTAAAAATCCACGCTGCATCACTTCAATCGAACAGGAACTAGATCAGATTTTCATTCTGACTGACCCTGAAAAAGAAATATACCGCTGCAAATACTGTGAGGAGAAATATACAAATCCAAACCGCCGTTAA
- a CDS encoding DUF5685 family protein, whose product MFGYININQKELTEEGKKAYQAYYCGLCRQLKSNCGTKGQMLLAYDMTFLIVLLTGLYELPNEKTKFTCALHPTQKRIAWINDATKYAADMNLILAYHNLIDDWNDDRSYTKKAFAKMLDKDYTRIMSKYPRQVGAIEEYMKKTGDVEKHQETNLDLVAGLTGEMVAEVFCWKEDEWAEELRTMGFYMGKFIYLMDAYEDYDRDKKKNCYNPLTFVQEEQAQDLDTWCRLLLTSMMSECAKSFERLPILLHADILRNILYSGVWSKYEYLQIKKRRIEEKAKKKEHKQ is encoded by the coding sequence GTGTTTGGTTATATCAATATCAATCAAAAAGAGCTGACGGAAGAAGGCAAAAAAGCATATCAGGCATATTACTGTGGGCTTTGCAGACAACTGAAATCAAATTGTGGAACCAAGGGACAGATGCTGCTTGCATATGATATGACGTTTCTGATTGTTCTGCTGACCGGTTTGTATGAACTTCCGAATGAAAAAACAAAGTTTACATGTGCGCTGCATCCGACGCAGAAGCGTATTGCATGGATCAATGACGCCACAAAATATGCGGCGGATATGAATCTGATCTTAGCGTACCACAATCTGATTGACGACTGGAATGATGACAGGTCGTATACCAAGAAGGCATTTGCAAAAATGCTGGATAAGGATTATACTCGTATCATGTCAAAATATCCGAGACAGGTAGGTGCCATTGAGGAATATATGAAAAAGACTGGGGATGTTGAGAAACACCAGGAGACAAATCTTGATCTCGTTGCCGGTCTGACCGGAGAGATGGTTGCGGAGGTGTTTTGCTGGAAGGAAGACGAATGGGCAGAGGAACTCCGCACGATGGGATTTTACATGGGAAAGTTTATCTACCTGATGGATGCGTACGAGGATTATGACAGGGATAAGAAGAAAAACTGCTATAATCCGCTCACATTTGTTCAGGAAGAACAGGCGCAGGATCTTGATACCTGGTGCCGGCTGCTTTTGACAAGTATGATGTCAGAGTGTGCGAAATCGTTTGAGCGTCTGCCGATTCTTTTGCATGCGGATATTCTGCGCAATATCCTGTATTCGGGTGTGTGGTCGAAATATGAATATCTGCAGATCAAAAAACGCAGGATTGAGGAAAAAGCAAAGAAAAAAGAGCATAAACAATGA
- a CDS encoding tRNA (adenine(22)-N(1))-methyltransferase, producing the protein MVKISDRLKTAASLIREGAVLADVGTDHGYVPIYLLEQKKIKSAIAMDINKGPLERAREHIHLYGMDAYIQTRLSDGVAALEKGEADSILIAGMGGGLVMHILEEGKDICQAAGELILQPQSELCSVREYLAENGYVTEAERMVFEDGKYYPMMRVHYQAEKNEDADKTIKDMENSKEQKKSRYKVECLYGRYLLMEKNPVLHQYLVKERQVFENILDNLFKQPESEKIAVRMEEVKEALGYNEAALAYYRT; encoded by the coding sequence ATGGTAAAGATATCAGACAGATTAAAAACGGCGGCTTCGTTGATTCGGGAAGGTGCGGTGCTTGCAGACGTGGGGACAGATCATGGTTATGTTCCAATCTACCTGTTAGAGCAAAAGAAGATCAAGAGCGCGATCGCAATGGATATCAATAAGGGACCACTGGAACGCGCAAGGGAACATATTCATTTATATGGTATGGATGCATACATACAGACCAGGCTTTCGGATGGAGTCGCAGCACTGGAAAAGGGCGAGGCGGACTCCATACTGATTGCCGGTATGGGTGGCGGGCTTGTGATGCATATCTTAGAAGAAGGAAAAGATATCTGTCAGGCGGCGGGAGAACTGATCCTGCAGCCCCAATCGGAACTGTGCAGTGTCAGGGAGTATCTTGCCGAAAATGGATATGTGACGGAAGCAGAGCGCATGGTATTTGAGGATGGCAAATATTATCCGATGATGCGTGTACACTATCAGGCAGAGAAAAACGAAGATGCAGATAAAACAATAAAAGATATGGAAAACAGTAAAGAGCAGAAAAAAAGCAGATATAAGGTCGAATGTTTATACGGCAGATATCTGCTTATGGAAAAAAATCCGGTACTGCATCAATATCTGGTGAAAGAACGCCAGGTGTTTGAAAACATTCTGGACAATCTTTTTAAACAGCCTGAATCAGAAAAAATAGCCGTGCGCATGGAAGAGGTAAAAGAAGCGCTTGGTTATAATGAAGCTGCGCTTGCATATTATAGAACGTGA
- a CDS encoding putative ABC transporter permease has translation MITKNFFVCGLTGWCMEILFTSTGSFLKQDKRLIGRTSVWMFPIYGTAAVIAPLYHSIKNLPALLRGCIYSVGIFSFEYISGTFLKRHGMCPWDYSHAKTNIDGVIRLDYAPLWMAAGLLFERILIRCNTSESP, from the coding sequence ATGATTACAAAAAACTTCTTTGTCTGCGGACTGACCGGCTGGTGCATGGAGATTCTTTTTACCTCCACAGGCTCTTTTTTGAAACAGGATAAACGTCTGATTGGGCGGACATCCGTATGGATGTTTCCCATCTACGGGACTGCTGCCGTAATTGCACCGTTGTACCACAGTATCAAAAATCTTCCGGCACTTCTTCGCGGCTGTATCTATTCCGTTGGCATTTTTTCTTTTGAATACATCAGCGGCACATTTTTAAAACGCCACGGCATGTGCCCCTGGGATTACAGTCATGCCAAAACAAACATAGACGGGGTCATACGACTCGATTATGCTCCCTTGTGGATGGCTGCCGGACTTTTATTTGAGCGCATTCTCATCCGGTGTAACACCTCGGAATCCCCCTGA
- a CDS encoding DnaJ domain-containing protein, with translation MMDPYQVLGVSRSASDEEIKKAYRSLSRKYHPDANVNNPNKAQAEEKFKEVQQAYDQIMKEKQQGSGYGYNSGNSYGYGGGQSYHYNQSTENPKLQAAANYIANRCYAEALNVLNGIPFSERSARWYYYSAMANQGAGNNIIAKEHAARAVEMEPSNFEYRQFLQHLEYGGTWYTNMGSSYDRPYSSAGNWCLSMLFLNMLCNCCCLRPF, from the coding sequence ATGATGGATCCATATCAGGTACTTGGTGTGTCACGAAGTGCCTCCGATGAAGAAATAAAAAAAGCATATCGTTCCCTAAGCCGCAAGTATCATCCGGATGCCAATGTCAATAATCCGAACAAGGCACAGGCGGAGGAAAAGTTCAAAGAAGTACAGCAGGCGTATGACCAGATTATGAAAGAAAAGCAGCAGGGAAGCGGCTATGGATATAATTCAGGAAACAGTTACGGATATGGGGGCGGACAGAGTTACCATTATAATCAGAGTACTGAAAATCCGAAGCTGCAGGCTGCTGCAAATTACATAGCAAACCGCTGTTATGCAGAGGCACTTAATGTTTTAAACGGAATTCCTTTCTCTGAGAGAAGTGCACGCTGGTATTATTACAGTGCCATGGCAAATCAGGGGGCAGGAAATAATATCATCGCAAAAGAGCATGCCGCGCGTGCAGTGGAGATGGAACCAAGCAATTTTGAATACCGGCAGTTCCTGCAGCATTTAGAGTATGGCGGAACATGGTATACGAATATGGGAAGCAGCTATGACAGACCTTATTCGAGTGCGGGTAACTGGTGTCTTAGCATGCTGTTTTTAAATATGCTCTGTAACTGCTGTTGTTTAAGGCCGTTTTAG
- a CDS encoding UDP-N-acetylmuramoyl-L-alanyl-D-glutamate--2,6-diaminopimelate ligase produces MRLDQLLKHFSYESVQGSHDLIITDICYHSGKVKRGSLFVCIKGQYTDGHDYIMDAVKAGAFAVVVDESCMVNVRWECFIYTEHGKVRVHELVRNYGMAVIGVKDTRQALAQISAAFYDYPAKKLKIIGITGTKGKTTTAFLTAGILKEAGYKTGMVGTIWTYNGKDVKKAGHTTPESSDLQRELAQMVSNGCVCCVMEVSSQGIKMQRVEGIFFDIGVFLNIEPDHIGPGEHASFAEYLYCKSRLLRQCQAGIVNRDDRNTEKILFGHTCDIETFSVLGENGVDAPGQKADIVAERITFSMKEGRLYSHFFTDGKEEFLLQMPGIFNVSNALAAILVARHFKIAQDVVKDALQRQTVPGRCENVRISDKFVFLVDYAHNEMSLRNLLGTLRGFDPGRLVVIFGCGGNRSKLRRGRMGETAGRLADFTILTSDNPRWEDPELILDDIESGIKGTSGAYIRIADRRAAVAYAFDHAREGDIIVLAGKGHEDYQEIGGVRYPMEDKELVKKAAEGRGR; encoded by the coding sequence ATGCGGTTAGATCAATTACTCAAACATTTTTCATACGAAAGCGTGCAGGGGAGCCACGACCTTATCATTACGGATATCTGTTATCATTCCGGAAAAGTAAAGCGGGGGTCCCTGTTTGTCTGTATAAAGGGGCAGTACACGGATGGACATGATTATATTATGGATGCGGTAAAAGCGGGGGCATTTGCAGTGGTGGTGGATGAAAGCTGTATGGTAAATGTCCGCTGGGAATGTTTCATTTACACAGAACATGGAAAAGTGCGCGTGCATGAACTCGTGCGCAATTACGGTATGGCTGTGATAGGTGTGAAGGATACCAGGCAGGCTCTTGCGCAGATTTCGGCTGCATTTTACGATTACCCGGCAAAAAAGCTTAAGATCATCGGGATCACCGGAACAAAAGGAAAGACGACGACGGCGTTTCTTACGGCAGGAATTTTAAAAGAAGCGGGATACAAGACCGGCATGGTAGGTACGATATGGACATATAACGGGAAAGATGTAAAAAAGGCCGGACATACGACACCGGAATCTAGCGACCTGCAAAGAGAATTAGCGCAGATGGTAAGCAACGGATGTGTGTGCTGTGTGATGGAGGTATCCTCACAGGGAATCAAGATGCAGCGTGTGGAAGGGATTTTTTTTGATATCGGGGTGTTTTTAAACATTGAACCGGATCATATCGGACCGGGAGAACACGCATCATTTGCAGAGTATCTGTACTGTAAAAGCCGGCTGCTTCGGCAGTGTCAGGCAGGAATTGTCAACCGTGATGACCGGAATACGGAAAAAATACTGTTTGGTCATACCTGTGACATAGAAACTTTTTCCGTGCTGGGAGAAAACGGTGTGGATGCCCCGGGACAAAAGGCGGATATCGTGGCAGAAAGGATCACTTTTTCCATGAAAGAAGGAAGGTTATACAGCCACTTTTTTACGGATGGAAAAGAAGAATTCCTATTGCAGATGCCCGGAATTTTTAATGTTTCCAATGCGTTAGCTGCGATCCTTGTGGCACGTCATTTTAAAATAGCACAGGATGTGGTAAAGGATGCACTGCAAAGACAGACTGTGCCGGGGCGGTGTGAAAACGTCAGGATATCAGATAAATTTGTATTTCTGGTCGATTATGCACACAATGAGATGAGCCTGCGCAATCTGCTTGGAACATTGCGGGGCTTTGATCCGGGGCGGCTTGTTGTGATCTTTGGCTGTGGGGGCAACCGCTCAAAATTAAGGAGAGGCAGGATGGGTGAGACAGCGGGAAGACTCGCGGATTTTACGATCCTGACATCCGATAATCCAAGGTGGGAAGATCCGGAACTGATCTTAGATGACATTGAGAGCGGGATAAAGGGTACGAGCGGGGCATACATACGCATTGCTGACCGGAGAGCAGCGGTGGCATATGCATTCGATCATGCCAGGGAGGGCGATATTATCGTCCTCGCAGGAAAAGGGCATGAGGACTATCAGGAGATCGGTGGTGTCCGTTATCCGATGGAGGACAAAGAACTGGTAAAGAAAGCAGCAGAAGGACGTGGCAGATAG
- the pyrB gene encoding aspartate carbamoyltransferase, whose amino-acid sequence MRHLMSPLDFSVDELDRLLDLANDIEKYPNKYAHACEGKKLATCFYEPSTRTRLSFEAAMLNLGGSVLGFASADSSSASKGESVSDTIRVISCYADICAMRHPKEGAPLVASQKSRIPVINAGDGGHQHPTQTLADLLTIRSLKGRLDNMTIGLCGDLKFGRTVHSLISALIRYPGIKFVLISPEELRIPSYIREDVLRANNIPFTEVERLEDAIPQLDVLYMTRVQKERFFNEEDYVRLKDFYILTKAKMELAPEDMIVLHPLPRVNEISVEVDDDPRAVYFKQAQYAVYVRMALILTLLEIKVE is encoded by the coding sequence ATGCGTCATTTAATGAGCCCATTGGACTTCTCCGTCGATGAATTAGACAGGCTTTTAGACCTTGCCAATGATATCGAGAAGTACCCGAACAAATATGCACACGCATGTGAAGGCAAAAAATTAGCCACCTGTTTTTATGAACCAAGTACACGAACCCGGTTAAGTTTTGAAGCTGCCATGTTAAATCTTGGCGGTTCTGTTTTAGGTTTCGCCAGTGCTGATTCCAGTTCCGCATCCAAAGGCGAAAGTGTTTCCGATACAATCCGAGTTATCTCCTGTTACGCAGACATCTGCGCAATGCGTCATCCAAAAGAAGGTGCACCTCTCGTAGCTTCCCAGAAATCAAGAATTCCAGTTATCAATGCCGGTGACGGCGGTCATCAGCATCCAACCCAGACATTAGCCGATTTACTTACCATCCGTTCCTTAAAAGGACGTCTTGACAATATGACGATCGGACTCTGCGGTGATTTAAAATTTGGCCGTACCGTCCATTCTCTGATCAGCGCCCTGATCCGTTATCCTGGCATTAAATTTGTACTGATCTCACCGGAAGAACTGCGTATTCCAAGCTATATCCGCGAAGATGTCCTGCGTGCAAATAATATTCCTTTTACCGAGGTTGAGCGTTTAGAGGATGCCATCCCACAGCTTGATGTCCTCTACATGACCAGAGTCCAGAAGGAACGTTTCTTCAATGAGGAGGATTACGTCCGCTTAAAAGATTTCTATATCTTAACCAAAGCAAAAATGGAGCTTGCTCCAGAAGACATGATCGTATTACATCCGCTGCCACGTGTCAACGAAATTTCCGTAGAAGTAGATGACGATCCGAGAGCTGTTTATTTCAAACAGGCACAGTATGCTGTCTATGTGCGCATGGCGCTGATCTTAACGCTGCTTGAAATTAAGGTTGAATAA
- the rpoD gene encoding RNA polymerase sigma factor RpoD produces MATKKKENNENTKVSGKKAEASAVNNAEAEAAREKFQEKLKELLSLAKKKKNMLEYQEISDFFADMQLDSDKFEKILDFLEANNIDVLRITDDDADDDILLEVDDDDEIEVEKIDLSVPDGVSIEDPVRMYLKEIGKVPLLSAEEEIELAKRMELGDQEAKKRLAEANLRLVVSIAKRYVGRGMLFLDLIQEGNLGLIKAVEKFDYRKGYKFSTYATWWIRQAITRAIADQARTIRIPVHMVETINKLIRVSRQLLQELGREPTPEEIAAEMNMPVERVREILKISQEPVSLETPIGEEEDSHLGDFIQDDNVPVPADAAAFTLLKEQLEEVLGTLTEREQKVLTLRFGLEDGRARTLEEVGREFNVTRERIRQIEAKALRKLRHPSRSRKLKDYLE; encoded by the coding sequence ATGGCAACAAAAAAGAAAGAAAACAACGAAAATACGAAGGTTTCCGGAAAAAAAGCGGAGGCATCTGCAGTAAATAATGCGGAAGCAGAAGCAGCAAGAGAAAAATTTCAGGAAAAATTAAAAGAGCTGTTAAGTCTCGCAAAAAAGAAAAAAAATATGTTAGAGTATCAGGAAATCAGTGATTTCTTTGCAGATATGCAGCTTGACTCTGATAAATTTGAGAAAATTCTTGATTTCCTTGAGGCAAATAATATCGATGTTTTAAGAATCACAGATGATGATGCGGATGATGACATTCTGCTTGAAGTGGATGATGATGACGAGATCGAGGTGGAGAAGATCGACCTTTCTGTTCCGGACGGTGTATCCATTGAAGATCCGGTGCGTATGTACTTAAAGGAGATCGGTAAAGTGCCGCTGCTTTCTGCAGAGGAGGAGATCGAGCTTGCGAAGCGTATGGAACTTGGTGATCAGGAGGCAAAAAAACGTCTTGCAGAGGCAAACTTACGTCTGGTAGTCAGCATTGCAAAACGTTATGTGGGACGTGGTATGTTATTCCTTGACCTGATCCAGGAGGGAAATCTTGGTCTGATCAAGGCAGTTGAGAAGTTTGATTACCGCAAGGGATATAAATTCTCAACTTATGCGACATGGTGGATCCGTCAGGCAATCACAAGAGCGATTGCTGATCAGGCGCGTACGATCCGTATCCCGGTACACATGGTTGAGACAATCAACAAACTGATCCGTGTGAGCAGACAGTTACTGCAGGAGTTAGGACGTGAACCGACCCCGGAGGAGATCGCAGCAGAGATGAACATGCCGGTGGAACGTGTGCGTGAGATTTTAAAGATTTCACAGGAACCGGTTTCCTTAGAGACACCGATTGGTGAGGAGGAGGACAGCCATCTTGGAGATTTTATCCAGGATGATAATGTACCTGTTCCGGCAGATGCCGCTGCATTTACGTTATTAAAAGAACAGTTAGAAGAGGTTCTTGGCACACTGACAGAGCGTGAGCAGAAGGTACTTACACTTCGTTTTGGCCTTGAAGATGGACGCGCAAGAACACTCGAAGAAGTTGGAAGAGAATTTAATGTCACCCGTGAACGTATTCGTCAGATTGAGGCGAAGGCACTGCGTAAGCTGCGTCATCCAAGCAGAAGCCGCAAGTTAAAGGATTATCTGGAGTAA
- the priA gene encoding replication restart helicase PriA — protein MAEYANIIVDIYQGKLDKTFQYRVPERLKSTIAVGMLVAVPFGSRKMQGYVIELTDVCEYEEDKIKEILSIVKGGVLIESQMIALAGWMRENYGGTMNHALKTVLPVKEKKKAKEQKTIRLALHPVEAKNELAECERKHKTARAKLLVALLEQRELEWETATQQMSVSASVIRAMEEAGIVKVVSKTAYRNPVGGLDPGGEQKKLNEEQQNVVSKITMEYDAGERKTYLIKGVTGSGKTEVYMELIAHVLAQGKQAIVLIPEIALTYQTVRRFYNRFGAQVSIINSKLSAGERYDQFERAKNGEISVMIGPRSALFTPFPALGIIIIDEEHEASYKSETVPRYHARETAIQRAKMTDAVVVLGSATPSLESYYKAENDEYCLLELKHRVQKRPMPLCEIIDLREELRRGNRSILSDRLSELMEDRLKKGEQTMLFINRRGMAGFVSCRACGHVIKCPHCDVSLSQHGSGAATRLVCHYCGYTTIQPGLCPVCGSKYISGFKAGTQKIEQVVKARFPQARVLRMDMDTTRTKDGYEQILSAFSNHEADILIGTQMIVKGHDFPGVTLVGVLAADLSLYISDYRASERTFQLLTQAAGRAGRGDIPGNVIIQTYDPDHYSITTAKEQNYEAFYGQEIEYRKMMRYPPVWNMLYILCASKNEAEASEAAVALMGKIDQIVRENSEKIFPIGPSDAPVAKISDVYRKVIYVKTREYQTLVILKDGLEAFIKDNRLYQNVAVGFDFNPVNGF, from the coding sequence ATGGCAGAATATGCAAATATCATTGTGGATATTTATCAGGGAAAATTAGATAAGACGTTTCAATACCGGGTGCCGGAGAGACTAAAGAGTACAATCGCAGTTGGTATGCTGGTAGCAGTTCCGTTTGGATCAAGAAAAATGCAGGGTTATGTGATCGAGCTGACGGATGTCTGCGAGTATGAGGAAGATAAGATCAAAGAGATCCTTTCGATTGTAAAGGGCGGTGTCCTGATCGAGTCGCAGATGATCGCCCTTGCAGGATGGATGAGGGAAAACTATGGCGGCACCATGAATCATGCCTTAAAGACAGTACTGCCGGTCAAAGAAAAAAAGAAGGCAAAAGAACAGAAAACGATAAGACTTGCACTGCATCCGGTCGAAGCGAAAAATGAGCTTGCGGAATGCGAGAGAAAGCATAAAACGGCAAGGGCAAAACTTCTTGTGGCATTGTTAGAACAGCGGGAGTTAGAGTGGGAGACGGCAACGCAGCAGATGTCTGTTTCCGCGTCCGTGATTCGTGCGATGGAGGAAGCCGGTATCGTAAAAGTGGTGAGTAAGACCGCATACCGCAATCCGGTCGGCGGTCTTGATCCGGGCGGGGAACAAAAGAAGCTGAATGAGGAGCAGCAGAATGTCGTCTCGAAAATTACGATGGAGTACGATGCAGGCGAGCGGAAAACTTACCTGATCAAGGGTGTCACCGGAAGCGGAAAGACGGAAGTCTACATGGAACTGATTGCACATGTGCTTGCGCAGGGAAAACAGGCAATCGTTCTGATCCCGGAGATTGCGCTGACCTATCAGACGGTGCGGCGTTTTTACAACCGTTTTGGTGCACAGGTATCCATCATCAATTCAAAACTTTCGGCCGGGGAGCGGTATGACCAGTTTGAACGCGCAAAAAACGGAGAAATTTCTGTGATGATCGGACCACGTTCGGCACTTTTTACACCATTTCCGGCGCTGGGGATCATCATCATAGACGAGGAGCATGAGGCTTCCTATAAGAGTGAGACCGTGCCAAGATATCACGCGAGAGAAACCGCAATACAGCGGGCAAAAATGACAGATGCGGTCGTGGTGCTAGGCTCCGCGACGCCTTCCCTTGAGAGTTATTATAAGGCAGAAAATGACGAGTACTGCCTGTTGGAATTAAAACACAGGGTACAAAAGCGCCCCATGCCTTTGTGTGAGATCATCGACCTGCGCGAGGAGTTAAGGAGGGGCAACCGCTCGATCTTAAGTGACCGTCTGAGTGAGCTGATGGAGGACCGTCTGAAAAAGGGAGAACAGACGATGCTTTTTATCAACCGGCGCGGTATGGCAGGCTTTGTCTCTTGCAGAGCCTGCGGTCATGTGATAAAATGTCCGCATTGCGATGTTTCACTGAGCCAGCATGGAAGCGGCGCGGCGACACGTCTAGTCTGCCATTACTGCGGATATACGACGATACAGCCCGGTTTGTGTCCGGTCTGTGGCTCTAAGTATATCAGTGGTTTTAAGGCGGGCACGCAGAAAATAGAACAGGTGGTAAAGGCGCGTTTTCCACAGGCGCGTGTGCTCCGGATGGATATGGATACCACCAGAACCAAAGATGGGTATGAGCAGATATTATCTGCATTTTCAAATCACGAGGCAGATATACTGATCGGTACACAGATGATCGTAAAGGGACATGATTTTCCGGGGGTTACGTTAGTGGGTGTGCTTGCGGCAGACCTTTCACTTTATATCAGTGACTATCGTGCGTCAGAGCGGACTTTCCAGCTCCTGACGCAGGCGGCAGGACGTGCCGGCAGAGGTGACATTCCCGGCAATGTCATCATACAGACGTATGATCCGGATCATTACAGTATCACGACTGCAAAAGAGCAGAACTATGAGGCTTTTTACGGGCAGGAGATCGAGTACCGCAAAATGATGCGGTATCCGCCGGTGTGGAACATGCTTTATATTTTGTGCGCGTCGAAAAACGAGGCGGAAGCAAGTGAGGCGGCGGTGGCATTGATGGGGAAAATCGATCAGATAGTGAGAGAAAACAGTGAAAAGATTTTTCCAATCGGGCCGTCAGATGCACCGGTTGCAAAAATTTCCGATGTCTACCGCAAAGTGATCTATGTGAAAACCCGAGAGTATCAGACACTTGTCATATTGAAAGATGGTCTGGAAGCTTTTATAAAAGACAACCGTCTGTATCAGAATGTAGCAGTAGGATTTGACTTTAACCCGGTCAACGGATTTTAA
- a CDS encoding nucleoside kinase, producing the protein MGEEQIVVKIGEKEKTYPAGVSFLSIAQEYQDQYEDDIVLALYNNRLRELKKTVKKDGELSFLTTSDKTGKRAYRRSVTLLMQKAVYNLWGREHIGVYVRYAIGQGYYCELMKDGESCKITETMIGALKKEMYRLVMADLPIEKYSMNTDEAVALFHELGMKDKEKLFRYRRSSRVNIYELDHYKDYFYGFMVPSTGYLRYYDVTAYQDGFVLLFPGKEAKKVSEFVPSDKLFFTLKRSRDWGKLQQIDTIGALNDAIAAGKTQEMILTQEALFEERIGALAEMIVKEEGKKFIMIAGPSSSGKTTFSHRLSIQLAAKGLKPHPFPLDDYYVDRDKCPRDENGELDFECLESLDVELFNHDMNELLAGKAVNLPIFNFKTGKREYKDKIMQLGKDDVLVIEGIHGLNDKLSYSLPVESKFKIYISALTQLNIDEHNYLPTTDGRMIRRIVRDARTRGTSAKETIAMWDSVRRGEEKNIFPFQEGADVMFNSALIYELAVLKIYAEPLLFAIDKDCPEYLEAKRLLKFLDYFLPMSPDGIGQNSIIREFIGGSCFNV; encoded by the coding sequence ATGGGAGAAGAACAGATCGTTGTAAAAATCGGGGAGAAAGAAAAAACATATCCGGCAGGAGTCAGTTTCTTAAGTATAGCACAGGAATATCAGGATCAGTATGAGGATGATATCGTGCTTGCACTGTATAATAACAGACTGCGCGAATTAAAAAAGACCGTAAAAAAAGACGGCGAATTGTCTTTTCTTACAACGTCTGATAAGACCGGAAAGCGTGCATACCGCAGAAGTGTTACGCTGCTGATGCAAAAAGCAGTTTACAATCTGTGGGGCAGAGAGCATATTGGCGTTTATGTCAGATATGCCATCGGTCAGGGATATTACTGTGAACTGATGAAAGACGGGGAAAGCTGTAAGATCACGGAGACAATGATCGGGGCATTGAAAAAAGAAATGTACCGTCTTGTGATGGCGGACCTGCCAATCGAAAAATACAGTATGAATACGGATGAGGCAGTAGCTTTGTTCCATGAACTTGGAATGAAAGATAAAGAAAAACTGTTTCGTTACCGCCGCAGTTCCAGGGTAAATATTTACGAACTGGATCATTATAAGGATTATTTTTACGGGTTTATGGTACCGTCGACCGGATATTTGAGATATTACGATGTGACAGCATATCAGGATGGTTTTGTACTTTTATTTCCGGGAAAAGAGGCGAAAAAAGTTTCTGAATTTGTGCCGTCGGATAAATTATTTTTCACGTTAAAACGTTCAAGAGACTGGGGAAAACTGCAGCAGATTGATACGATCGGTGCACTCAATGATGCCATTGCAGCGGGAAAAACGCAGGAGATGATCTTGACACAGGAAGCATTGTTTGAAGAGCGTATCGGTGCACTTGCGGAAATGATCGTTAAGGAAGAGGGAAAGAAATTTATCATGATCGCGGGACCTTCTTCATCCGGAAAAACGACTTTTTCACACCGCCTGTCCATACAGCTTGCAGCAAAGGGATTAAAACCGCATCCGTTTCCGCTTGATGACTATTATGTGGATCGTGATAAATGTCCGCGTGATGAAAATGGTGAACTTGATTTTGAATGCCTGGAATCACTGGATGTAGAGCTTTTCAACCATGACATGAATGAACTTCTGGCAGGAAAAGCAGTCAATCTGCCGATCTTTAATTTTAAGACCGGAAAAAGAGAATACAAAGATAAGATCATGCAGTTAGGAAAAGATGATGTGTTAGTCATTGAGGGGATCCATGGACTGAATGATAAATTGTCCTATTCCCTTCCGGTGGAGAGCAAATTTAAGATCTATATCAGCGCACTAACACAGCTAAATATCGACGAGCACAACTATCTGCCGACCACGGATGGAAGGATGATCCGCCGTATTGTGCGCGATGCAAGAACAAGAGGTACCTCAGCGAAAGAAACGATCGCTATGTGGGATTCCGTGCGCCGCGGTGAGGAGAAGAATATTTTCCCATTTCAGGAGGGAGCGGATGTGATGTTTAATTCCGCATTGATCTATGAACTGGCAGTATTAAAGATATATGCCGAACCGCTGCTTTTTGCGATCGATAAGGACTGTCCGGAGTACCTTGAGGCAAAGCGTCTCTTAAAGTTCCTGGATTATTTCCTTCCGATGTCTCCGGATGGAATCGGGCAGAATTCCATTATCCGTGAATTTATCGGCGGTTCGTGTTTTAATGTGTAA